Sequence from the Clupea harengus chromosome 20, Ch_v2.0.2, whole genome shotgun sequence genome:
GACGTTCTACACAAGGAACCCACTTTAGTGTGTCTCCAGTGTGCACCTGTGGGTCTATACAAAACCAATACAAAAAGTCTAACCATTAGGGTATCGCATTGCAGAGCATTAACCATACAATCAAATGAGCAATGCGATTAACACATCAAACGGTATTTATCTAGTTTTGATACAGGATTTTGATGTCTGATTTGTGTATTATTTTCTTTCCTGAAAGATTTAGCCCACTTTTCCCCTACCCtgccacacacaacatttttttggtcatactttatttggatggtacCTTATAGAcaatctacagatgctcagattactattgaaactctgttaactacaatttatggcTAGGGCtgggggttgggtttggtgaAGGTGATATTCAGTGAACAAATAAAAAGAccgaacttgaatttcaacaaaccatctgtaaagtctctgtgggcggactatccaaataaagtgttcccttttttttttataagtgCGCAGACAGTACCCTGCTTAGGCAGCCTCTGTTAAACATCAGAGCCCTTGGAGGCAGATATGTGCTAAaggcctgacctctgacctcaaaACTACTGGGGCTGGGGTTCACATTGTGGATGATATGAGTCAAGTTAACAGTTTCACAATATTGGCATTCCCCCTCAAATGACTATGGTCAGGAGGAAGTTGCACAGcgcacagaggggaggggaatggTACCAAAGGACTGAGATAAGCACAGATAAGTACCTTACAGATAACCGATTACAATGCACGTGTCTGATTGTCCACCATGATCTCTTTCCACCCTCCCACAGAACAGAAAATAAGCATAAGGTTCTACATGTTAAATCAAGGTGATAAGTGAGAATGAGAGCCACAATGGCAGAAAAAACGAAACGGGAAGAATCTTTTTTGCGAGTGTTTGGCTCCGAGGTGGGTGCTTTGGTTTGTCCGGGAGATACGCAGGGTCTGGAATGTGGAGCCCACGGTAAATGCTTGTGCTTCCTTCTgtgttgtcgtcgtcgtcgtcgtcgtcgtccccccctcccctcgtaTGTCTCTCCACAGGCGGGGGATGCCAACCCCGAAGAGTACAACTGTGTGATCAAGAAAAAGAATTACGTTTCTTAGTAGGTACAATACCCCAATATTGCCTTTTTTTAACAGAACATAAGTCTCCATGTCTGAGTAAGGAAGCCACTTGAGACACTTACACTAATTCACATTtatgttacattttattttagccTTCTTGTGTAGACAGTACTGTCTCTATACTGCTCTGTAACCCATATGAAGAAATAGTTGGTGTACAAAGATAATTATAAGGCTTAGATACATTCCTGAGCAGCAAGTAATAAGTAGTAAGAACAATAAGCATTAACAAGCAGCCCTTTCCTTTTATACTCACATAATACGGTAGCTTCAGCTTGGCTGCAGCGGCAACTACGAATCAATCTCTATGGTAACCGAAGGGTCATCTGGACCATCTGgaaaatcaacaaacaaacaaataaataaataaatgcacctGTTAAATGCGTTAAAATTAGATTATCCACCAGAgttggtgggaggggggggaggattcGTTCAGCCAATTTGCTAACAAATGTTATTGACTTCTGAGAGTGTAGGAGAAGCTGAACTGTCGAACGGGTGGAATTGGTCTCCCTGGGGTGCCATACGGCAGCTCGCTGTGGAGAGGATGTGGTACATGGCTGCACccgatcagggccagatctatcCCATCTGTCTCATCAGCCCCCTGAGGTGACAGTTGGAATCAAATGCTTCAGCGTGTGTACAACAGCTATCCATGGACCACGTTCAGTTCGTAATTTTTTTTTGGCACAGGCAAGACATTTGTGCTTGTTCATCATGGACTGTATTGTACTGATGTTGAGAAGTTTTAACAGCTTTAATTCCAAGGTCACAAACTACCCGTTGGTACGGTACACAGAGCAAAGGCCATTTACAGGATGTAGTATCTAATCTAATGTCCCTCATCTGAAATGAATTACACTGCCTTTTGTGAGTCCCTAGAAAACATTTCAGGGGGAAATGACTTTCATTAATAGCTTTGGTGTCAACCTCAAAATGGGCCTTTTTAATTCCAGTGGGGGGGAAAAGTCCATTCACTCCATTGAAAAGAACCAGGCTTATTATTCCTAGATGTGATTAAAGCATGCCTAGGGAACCTGCCCCCCTGGACCGGCCGAACAGATAAGTCATTGTACGGTGGAATAATACCGGGCCGTGAGCGCCCAGTCTTCACATGATCCCCCATCTGTCTGGTTCCACAGCCTGCCCGCGCACCTCCCGCCGGCCCCGTTCCAACTCCACCATCTCCGCTGATTGCTCTCAGATCGCCACATGTAACTGAACTGCCCTTTCATTCCGCTAACGAAGGgtagagaggggtggagagggcggagagggaggaggggatggaaaGGTGTGGAACTGGTTCCAGTCCCCGGACGCCTATCGTGTTCAACTCACCTGTGTCTTCCTCATCCGATACTCTTCTGCCCCTtcgctgctgctcctcctcctcctgctcttcctcgtcctcctcatcatcatcccaCTTCTCCTCATTGGCTAGCAAAGGATTGTTGGATTCGGAGTAGCTCAGGCTCTTCATGGGGAAGTATTGGCCGTCGCCCTGACTGAAAGATAAACACAAAAATCAACCTTAACATAAACTAAACAGTATTTCCTCCCAAACGTTTGTGGATTTTGCTTATGGCCATGGCTATGGCACTTTGGTTTACGGCTACAGATATGAATTTGAAGAGAAATTATTTCTTAGCTCATAAAAACATGGGAGCAAAAGTTCTCCTATTGCATTTATGTTCAGTGTTAGTTCCATAGTAGGATCAGTGGAAAAGAACACCTACTTCAAGAACACCTACTTCAATCTGTGCTCATGAATTAAGCCTAACGCTTTTGAGATTAGAAGCACCCTTGAAATTCGACACTGAAGCCCGGTCTCTGGTTAACCCTTCGCCTGGGAGACCAAGGTTTAGACTGACTACATCTTGCAGATTGGGACGGGACATTCCCCTCCTCAAGGGCTTGTGTTTCCCCAGGCTATCCGAGCACTTCAGGTCTTGGCACTCACAGGCTGAGGACACTAATTGGCTCCGCGATAATTCGCCCCATGTCCGAGGCCTTTGTTAGCGGCCAACAGTAGTGTTCTTCTGAACACACAAACTGGTCCCTGAGGAGGTGCTTGGCAAACAAGATGCCAGGCCAGAAGCAGGGCTTGCTAAATTTCTAAATCCCTGGTAGCCCTTCAGGCAGGATTTCTTCAGATTTTGGTTGACCGACATGAATAGACAAGCATAGATTGCAACAATCATCATAAATTTTAGAGATGCATATACATAATTTATTTGTAATTtttgttcagagtacttatatggtatgttaagttattttatgttatgctatggtaggttgcggtgtcttgtcttaagaatttcagtgcccagtctgactcagtgttgttctgtgcatctgacaaatgaaatacttgaacttgacaTATTACACATCTACACTACTAAAGtttgttcttcttcctctgttgACTGCGCATGTGCATAAACTCACTCACGGCTCAGTCCATGGACTGTGGCGATATGTTTCAGCAAGAACAAATGGATAAAGGTGTGATTAAACTTTGAACTTGTTTGTTCCGGTGGTTACAATTTTTCCTCCAAATAGAAGTCACAGGAGCAGAAAACGTGAATAAAGGAAGGAATTTTCTTTCACTTAGAGAGAATAACTCCCGTCAGACAGGGTGAAATCCAACTGATCTAGAAAAAATAGATGAAAAGCCAGCTCAGTGTGATATAGAAACCTGTTCTGACCTTGTGAACACGGGAACGAACCACAGccttctgtcttcaccaaaGACCTGCTGGAGATTACGGCGCATGCCCACATTGAAGCCATTTTTATCTGGGCCACCCTGAAACACAGGAGCGGAGAAGGCCTCTACAAAAAAGAAAGGattcaaaagaagaaaaagggcCACATTTAATCTCATGTACCAGCACATGTTGCGTATCTCTGTGAGGGCATCGTATGAACAGACATGGTAAATATATTTTAGGAGGAGGACAGATTCCGGTCATTTGAAATGCACTTCTCTGTTATAACAAAAAATAATTTGGGATAGAGACAGGCTTCTCACCAGACACCATACACTTATGAAAATGCATTGATCAAATCTGCCTTGAGGCCCAGGCAGAGAGTCACTGCGGCTAATTTGAGATGTAGGAGCTCACAGTTTAGAGGTTTCATCTCACCTAAAGTGGACCGGTTCTTAGCCACCAGCCAGCAGTGGTAGCCAAGGAGGAACTCGAGGCTAACGAAGAAcatgacagacacaaacaggagGAACAACACGTGGAACTTCGCAGGTCCGTTCGGAAGCTCTCCCTGTGCATGAAAACACATATACGAAGAAAAATCACATTTACCATTTTTTTGAGATTATGCCTTAATTTTCAGTTCTAATTTCCACATCACTGTACTCAAGATACCATAAAATGAAATAAGACATAAACCCATAAACTACTTTTAATGGCTAAACAGGTATGTTTACTTGTAACTGAGATCGTCATGACATCTTATGTTACGCTGATGCCTAACAACCTCTATTCCataaaagtttatttttaatttgtattttcaTTTAACCATGCACAGCAATGATTTAATCAAGTCTCTATTAGAGCACCGATTTAGCCCaacaaaatgtttgtttctgtagTTGGTTGTAAGCATTTCATGATGTTGACTCTTACCATCCAGAATTTGAGGAAATACCGAAACACTGTTGACGCGATGAAGACACAGTAGATGCTGGAGTAGGACAGGAACAGCAGGAAGTACTTGTAGTTGGAGTAGCCGACACAATTGTTTAccctgattaaaaaaaacaatacaaaataggAAAACAGTCAGTCATGCTGTGGCAATTTGTAACCACAAACTCACAAAAGCCCTAAATTAGCAGCACGCATGTTTTTTATAGgatgttttaactatgttttttttttttactatgtttttactgtagcactctgagattcagccGAATATAgcgtgcgctataaattaaattgattattattattattattattatgtgtacacacacacacacacacacacacacacacacacacacacacacacacacacacaagcaaacgaggggttcacacacataccacgGGCAGTGATGATCCATTTTCAGGACGCAcctgaaaaaaagagacagacatcaTTAACACTGGTACTTAAACCTGAACTCATCTGGGATACCCTTTCAGCCAGGTCGACTTCCGGCTCTTAAACCTGAACTCATCTGGGATACCCTTTCAGCCAGGTCGACTTCCTGCTCCACAACACCTTGTTAATTAGTGCGTCTCGTATTCTCTTTCGGCTGTCCTTCACAAGCCAATGGAGTGaagagtggagggggggtggaggtcagaatgagagaagtagttggtgtgtgtgtgtgtgtgtgtgtgtgtgtgtgtgtgtgtgtgtgtgtgtgtgtgtgtgtgtgtgtgtgtgtgtgtgtgtgtgtgtgtgtgtgtgtggttgggggggggacttacgtttcacacacagagcagtggtgACAGCGGTCTGGCTTAAGGAACTGGCACCGATCACAGAACCTGATAGCtgcgaacacacacattatacacacattagacaaacacacacacacactttatacatacattagacaaacacacacacatatatatatgaaaacCCCCCAACCCTCAGTTGAGGAAGGCCTGAGTGTCAGTGGTCACATAATCCACCTCCACCCATCGCTCCACCAACCCCGTCACATAATCCACCTCCACCAATCGCTCCACCAACCCCGTCACATAATCCACCTCCACCCAACGGTTCCCTGCTCAGCATCACATGGACTGTCGGGACCACCAACATGCGACAGACACTTAGACAAAACCCCTGCCAGTCACCATTAGACATTACCACCACTGCCACGTGGCTGAGTTAAGgttacatactgtacacagtAACCCAATGCCACCAATAGATTgccctctctgtttccttcGTTCATCTTATTATCACTCCATCTTGCAAATTGGTTCGAAAAACTGTGGTTGCATGTCACGCAGATCTGAGCGCTGATGGCGATGTGTTTATTATCAATCCCTTTCAGACCATgacgatgtttttttttctttttaccggTCATTTAGCTTTCAAAACTGAACAGTGTGTTTATTTCCTCCAAGGCAGAGCATTACATCAGACAATCCCAGACTAAACAAGAAAGGCACTCTGACCTTAGTATCTTGACCACTGTGTTAccgtttctttttaaatgaatcttAGTGTCAAAGTCAAATGCATTCAAAATTCAGCAGTTTTGTACAGACGCCATATCTATTTCACCAAATGATCCAACTCACACTACTTAAGTCCTCTATAAACTAGGTTACTTCTTACATATTACAAATTCAACACGTGCTGCCTATGCCCTTCCAAGTCATTCGCTGTTTTGTGTTATATCAAAATACACTTTTGCTTCCATATAGCCCTGGTTCTATACTCTTATTTACTAACATTGAGTGTCTTTGTGGTTTTGTATACAGAAGCCCAACACTCAGAAGCCCAACTCAAGCGTGTGAGAGAGGCATTAAAATGTTAGTGTCATTAGTGTCATGATAAACACAAGTAGCACTTAAGATCACTTAATATGTCACTACAAAGATGCACAAGAGTGTCTATGAAAAGAACAACAAAACTGGATAACGGTAACTGCCAAAACCTTGAAGTAACAATGAAGGACTGCAAGCTGAGACACTTGTTAAACTTTGGGTAGTGGCACGTGGGTTAACCACCGCAACTTACCTCCTGATGCTGCTCGGGTGAATATGGGTAGTCTCTTTGCGATGTCAAAAAGGATCTGCTTCTGTGCGTCTGGCCTCTCTTCCATCTCGTACCGCTCTTTGTCTGTGTAGGACATAtggaactaaaaaaaaaaaaacacaaaacatttattAAGCTAATTATCATAGGCATGATTTCTAGCAATAATTAACATTAAGAAAACTCAAGCAGTTTGCCTTTCGTTTGCCGGTGTGCACATGAGGGTAGGCTAAAAGATACATGTCTGCTGAGAGACATCTGCATGTTTCTAGACTTTAAAATGATTCTTACCTTTTTGGAAGGAGTGGCGGGTGGGGTGAATATGGCCTTCCAATAGGTCCAACAGAACATCACAAAGCACACATGGAACACTAAAATATATGTCACTGcatggagaaaacaaacaattatttaattaaaaaacaaagagtAACATTCTCACAATGTTATATTCAAGGCCTTTTGCTTAATTAACAGCATTTTAGTTCAACAAACATGCATAGCCAAAGAATGACAAAAGAGACTAAACAGACAATTCAAACACAAGACATTACTGCCCATTTTAATTTGGCCTCAATTCAGCGGAATATTAAGAAGAATAGAATAATCGCAAAACACATCAAAATACTCAGGTAAAATCACAAACTGATTAATTATGAACAGTGCTTACCCTTTTCCAGCGTATTGCTTATAGTAACTGTGGATGATAAACAGAATTATAACATTACATTTGTGGGTTATATCATTAACATGAGGGTCTAAATGAAATATTCAAAGGGGAATCAAAGTACGATCAAGTGTGACCAATAATGTTGCGGACTGAGGCTAGACTGAGGGTATACTGAGGTTGATTTAGTGAAAGCTACCCCTAGGTCAATTGGATGATGCCACTAGCCAGCGTAGTCTTTCGAAATGGTTATCCATTTGCAACCAAGGCTAATTTAGTTTATTTAAATATTGGGTGTAAAAGAAAACTGTCTTTTAAACAACGCATTTTTGTATCACAGGGCTGTAAAAAATCACTTCCTTAAAGCCTATCTTGTAACACCCCCTTTTCAGCTAGCACTGTAAGGAGATCGATTCAAACAACACGTAGACAAATAAGTCAGTACTTACAAAAACATAGCTCAAAAACATACGCATAGTAGGACCATAGTACCACAGACGATATGATAACGACAGGGATCCAAGAGAATATCCTCTGACAGCATCTTAACCCCCTCGACAGAGCCATATTCAGCCTAGCTCCACGATCATTTTCTCTGACATCTTCTAATCCGCCTGACTGAAAGAAACCTGAACCACATCGGTATTTGATTTATTGAGCCTGTTAAAGGAGAGGTAGAGCAGAAAGATGCCGGTATGTCCAGTCTGGGTCCGGTCAGCTTGACATTTCACGCAGTAATGACAGTAAaatataaaattaaaataaacataaGAGACAAATGTCAGTTTGTATATTTCTATTCTTTTCATAGCATCTTTATTTCATTATATCTACTGTATATTTCCCTTTTGTGCACACTTCGGGCCACACATCTTTACTTGTCTACTTATTAtgattgattgagtgagtgagtgagtgagagagcaaagaTGTGTTAGTTAGTTTGTCAGTAAATGTTACCAACTACCTTTATATGGTACCTTTCACACAATAATTCAAGATTATCAAGATGATCTCTGGGTGAAtttgtcttttctctgtctgtcttcacctTAAACATTTTGTACACCTCTGAAGCCTTATCTGTCACCACGGTTGATCACCCACGGTGATGTGGAGAAACTTTGGAGATACCTttaagcagaaaataaataataacataatatcaatataatgtatatcaaaataaataagtaagtagaaaatcagtcaatcaataaCTAAATCATTCTTAAAA
This genomic interval carries:
- the zdhhc15b gene encoding palmitoyltransferase ZDHHC15B produces the protein MALSRGLRCCQRIFSWIPVVIISSVVLWSYYAYVFELCFFTISNTLEKVTYILVFHVCFVMFCWTYWKAIFTPPATPSKKFHMSYTDKERYEMEERPDAQKQILFDIAKRLPIFTRAASGAIRFCDRCQFLKPDRCHHCSVCETCVLKMDHHCPWVNNCVGYSNYKYFLLFLSYSSIYCVFIASTVFRYFLKFWMGELPNGPAKFHVLFLLFVSVMFFVSLEFLLGYHCWLVAKNRSTLEAFSAPVFQGGPDKNGFNVGMRRNLQQVFGEDRRLWFVPVFTSQGDGQYFPMKSLSYSESNNPLLANEEKWDDDEEDEEEQEEEEQQRRGRRVSDEEDTDGPDDPSVTIEIDS